A genomic region of Photobacterium swingsii contains the following coding sequences:
- the pepA gene encoding leucyl aminopeptidase codes for MEFSVKSGSPEKQRSACIVVGVFEPRRLSPIAEQLDKISDGYISSLLRRGDLEGKPGQMLLLHHVPNVLSERVLLVGCGKERELDERQYKQIIKKTISTLNETGSMEAVCFLTELHVKGRDTYWKVRQAVETTKDSLYTFDQFKSNKPETRRPLRKLVFNVPTRRELSLGERAIAHGLAVASGVKAGKDLGNMPPNVANPAYLASQARRLADDFETVNTKIIGEQEMKELGMTSYLAVGQGSKNEAMMSVIEYKGNPDSDAKPIVLVGKGLTFDSGGISIKPGAQMDEMKYDMCGAATVFGAMKSLAKLNLPINVVGILAGCENMPGGNAYRPGDILTTMSGQTVEVLNTDAEGRLVLCDALTYVERFEPECVVDVATLTGACVVALGHHISGLVANHNPLAHELINASEQAGDRAWRLPMADEYQEQLASPFADMANLGSPGAGTITAGCFLSRFTKKYNWAHLDIAGTAWVGGKAKGATGRPVPLLVQFLLNRAGLENVE; via the coding sequence ATGGAGTTCAGTGTTAAAAGTGGCAGCCCCGAGAAACAGCGCAGTGCCTGTATTGTCGTGGGTGTATTTGAACCACGTCGACTTTCTCCAATTGCAGAACAACTAGATAAGATTAGCGATGGCTACATTAGTTCCCTACTTCGTCGTGGTGATCTAGAAGGTAAGCCTGGCCAAATGCTACTGCTTCATCATGTACCTAACGTACTGTCTGAGCGTGTACTACTTGTCGGTTGTGGTAAAGAGCGCGAACTCGATGAGCGCCAATACAAGCAAATCATCAAGAAAACAATCAGTACCTTGAACGAAACAGGTTCAATGGAAGCGGTATGTTTCTTAACTGAACTGCACGTTAAAGGCCGTGATACATACTGGAAAGTACGTCAAGCGGTAGAAACAACCAAAGACAGCCTGTACACCTTCGACCAATTCAAGAGCAATAAGCCTGAAACGCGTCGTCCACTGCGTAAGCTAGTTTTCAACGTACCAACACGCCGTGAATTATCACTGGGTGAACGTGCGATTGCTCATGGTCTTGCTGTTGCCTCTGGTGTGAAAGCAGGTAAAGACCTAGGTAACATGCCACCAAACGTGGCGAATCCAGCTTACCTAGCCTCTCAAGCACGCCGTCTAGCCGATGATTTTGAAACCGTAAATACCAAGATCATTGGTGAGCAAGAAATGAAAGAGCTAGGCATGACCTCATACCTGGCTGTAGGTCAAGGCTCTAAGAACGAAGCCATGATGTCGGTTATCGAATATAAAGGTAACCCAGATTCAGACGCGAAGCCGATTGTTCTAGTGGGTAAAGGTCTGACATTCGATTCAGGCGGTATCTCCATCAAGCCTGGCGCTCAGATGGATGAAATGAAGTACGACATGTGTGGTGCTGCAACCGTATTCGGTGCAATGAAATCACTAGCGAAGCTAAACCTACCAATCAATGTCGTGGGTATTCTTGCTGGCTGTGAAAACATGCCAGGTGGTAACGCTTATCGCCCAGGTGACATCCTAACCACGATGTCAGGTCAAACTGTAGAAGTATTAAATACTGATGCCGAAGGCCGCTTAGTACTTTGTGACGCATTAACTTACGTTGAGCGTTTTGAGCCGGAGTGCGTCGTTGATGTTGCAACATTAACTGGTGCATGTGTTGTTGCACTTGGTCACCACATCAGTGGTTTAGTGGCTAACCATAACCCACTGGCACACGAACTGATCAACGCATCAGAACAAGCGGGTGACCGTGCTTGGCGTCTACCTATGGCTGACGAATACCAAGAGCAACTAGCAAGCCCATTTGCGGATATGGCTAACCTTGGTTCACCAGGTGCTGGCACTATCACTGCGGGGTGCTTCCTGTCGCGCTTCACGAAGAAGTACAACTGGGCACACCTTGATATTGCAGGTACAGCTTGGGTTGGCGGTAAAGCGAAAGGGGCGACAGGTCGTCCCGTCCCATTACTAGTCCAATTCTTACTCAACCGAGCTGGCCTAGAGAACGTCGAATAA
- a CDS encoding DNA polymerase III subunit chi, producing the protein MTHATFYILEDTHLAADSDYQLHFACHQAAWSYQQGQKVYILAESKDQAEQIDEYLWQQEPDNFVPHNLIGEGTRGGSPVEIGWQGLRHTGRRNVLINLSPDAPNFAVTFAQVIDFVPCDEKLKQLARERYKAYRLNGIQLQTTAAPETP; encoded by the coding sequence ATGACTCATGCTACATTTTATATACTTGAAGACACCCATTTAGCGGCTGATAGTGACTACCAGTTGCACTTCGCCTGTCATCAAGCAGCATGGAGTTATCAGCAAGGGCAAAAAGTCTATATTCTTGCCGAGAGTAAAGACCAAGCAGAACAAATAGATGAATACCTTTGGCAACAAGAGCCTGACAACTTTGTGCCTCACAATTTAATCGGTGAAGGCACTCGTGGTGGCTCGCCGGTTGAAATTGGTTGGCAAGGTCTTCGTCATACTGGTCGTCGAAATGTCTTGATTAATTTAAGCCCAGACGCACCAAATTTTGCGGTTACCTTCGCACAAGTGATAGACTTCGTGCCTTGCGACGAAAAACTCAAGCAGCTAGCACGCGAACGTTATAAAGCTTATCGGCTAAATGGCATTCAATTGCAGACAACCGCTGCCCCTGAGACGCCCTAA
- a CDS encoding valine--tRNA ligase has product MEKTYNPQSIEQALYQRWEEAGYFKPHGDTSKDAYSIMIPPPNVTGSLHMGHAFQDTIMDTLIRCERMKGKNTLWQVGTDHAGIATQMVVERKIAAEEGKTKHDYGRDAFIDKIWEWKAESGGNITQQLRRLGASVDWDRERFTMDDGLSNAVQEVFVRLYEDDLIYRGKRLVNWDPKLHTAISDLEVENKDKKGHMWHFRYPLADGVKTADGKDYIVVATTRPETMLGDTGVAVNPEDPRYQALIGKEILLPIVGRRIPIVGDEHADMEKGTGCVKITPAHDFNDYEVGKRHSLPMINILTFNADIRDAAEVFTTNGEPSTAYDTELPAKYHGMERFAARKAIVAEFEELGLLDEIKDHDLTVPYGDRGGVVIEPMLTDQWYVRAAPLAETATKAVEDGEIQFVPKQYENMYFSWMRDIQDWCISRQLWWGHRIPAWYDNEGNVYVGRTEEEVRANNNLAPVVVLRQDDDVLDTWFSSALWTFGTQGWPEQTPDLKTFHPSDVLVTGFDIIFFWVARMIMMTMYFCKDENGKPQVPFKTVYVTGLIRDENGDKMSKSKGNVIDPIDMIDGIGLEDLVEKRCGNMMQPKLAAKIEKQTRKTFENGIEAYGTDALRFTLAAMASTGRDINWDMKRLEGYRNFCNKLWNASRYVLMNTEDQDCGMTADLTNAAEMEFSLADKWIESQFELAAKDFNAHIENYRLDMAAGTIYEFIWNQFCDWYLELTKPVLWKGTEAQQRATRYTLITVLEKTLRLAHPVLPYITESIWQSVKPLVAGVDGETIMTQALPQFDEANFNADAVADIEWVKAFITSIRNLRAEYDIAPSKGLDVMLKVADENDAARLQANTVVLQSLAKLDSIKVLADGEETPACATALVGKSELMIPMAGLIDKDAELARLDKEVAKIQGEIKRIEGKLGNEGFVAKAPEAVIAKEREKLEGYQETLAKLETQKVTIAAL; this is encoded by the coding sequence ATGGAAAAGACATACAACCCACAATCAATTGAACAGGCGCTATATCAGCGCTGGGAAGAGGCTGGTTACTTTAAGCCTCACGGTGACACATCTAAAGATGCCTACAGCATCATGATCCCACCACCGAACGTCACGGGTAGCCTACACATGGGTCACGCGTTCCAGGATACCATTATGGATACCCTGATCCGTTGTGAGCGTATGAAAGGCAAAAACACCCTTTGGCAAGTCGGTACCGACCACGCAGGTATCGCAACCCAAATGGTTGTGGAGCGTAAGATTGCAGCCGAAGAAGGCAAAACTAAGCACGACTACGGCCGTGACGCTTTCATCGACAAAATCTGGGAATGGAAAGCGGAGTCCGGCGGTAACATTACCCAACAGCTTCGTCGCCTTGGCGCATCGGTAGACTGGGATCGTGAACGCTTCACGATGGATGACGGCCTATCCAATGCAGTACAAGAAGTATTCGTACGTCTTTACGAAGACGACCTTATCTACCGTGGTAAGCGTCTAGTTAACTGGGATCCTAAGCTACACACTGCGATCTCTGATCTAGAAGTTGAAAACAAAGATAAGAAAGGCCACATGTGGCACTTCCGCTACCCGCTAGCGGACGGCGTGAAAACCGCCGACGGCAAAGACTACATCGTAGTAGCAACCACACGCCCAGAAACCATGCTGGGTGATACAGGTGTTGCTGTTAACCCTGAAGATCCACGCTACCAAGCGCTGATCGGTAAAGAAATTCTACTGCCTATCGTAGGTCGTCGCATTCCAATCGTTGGTGATGAACACGCTGACATGGAAAAAGGCACAGGTTGTGTGAAGATCACCCCTGCGCACGATTTCAATGACTACGAAGTAGGTAAACGTCATAGCCTGCCTATGATCAACATCCTAACTTTCAATGCAGACATCCGTGATGCGGCTGAAGTTTTCACTACTAACGGTGAACCAAGCACAGCATACGACACGGAGCTGCCAGCGAAATACCACGGTATGGAGCGCTTTGCTGCACGTAAAGCTATCGTCGCTGAGTTTGAAGAGCTAGGTCTACTCGACGAAATTAAAGATCACGATCTAACCGTACCATACGGTGACCGTGGTGGTGTTGTTATCGAGCCGATGCTAACTGACCAATGGTATGTACGTGCTGCGCCTCTAGCAGAAACGGCAACCAAAGCAGTTGAAGACGGTGAGATCCAATTCGTACCTAAACAATACGAAAACATGTACTTCTCTTGGATGCGTGACATTCAAGACTGGTGTATCTCTCGTCAACTTTGGTGGGGCCATCGCATCCCAGCTTGGTACGATAACGAAGGCAATGTATACGTTGGCCGTACAGAAGAAGAAGTACGTGCAAACAACAACCTTGCACCTGTCGTTGTCCTACGCCAAGACGACGATGTACTGGATACTTGGTTCTCATCGGCATTATGGACATTTGGTACGCAAGGCTGGCCAGAACAAACACCTGATCTTAAAACCTTCCACCCATCTGATGTGTTGGTAACAGGTTTTGACATCATCTTCTTCTGGGTTGCTCGCATGATCATGATGACCATGTACTTCTGTAAAGATGAAAACGGCAAACCACAAGTACCATTCAAAACCGTTTATGTAACGGGTCTGATCCGTGACGAAAACGGCGACAAGATGTCGAAGTCGAAAGGTAACGTTATCGACCCAATCGACATGATTGACGGCATCGGTCTAGAAGATCTAGTAGAGAAGCGTTGTGGCAACATGATGCAGCCAAAACTAGCAGCTAAGATCGAAAAACAAACGCGTAAAACGTTTGAAAATGGCATTGAAGCATACGGCACAGACGCACTGCGCTTTACCCTAGCAGCAATGGCATCAACCGGTCGTGATATCAACTGGGACATGAAGCGCCTAGAAGGTTACCGCAACTTCTGTAACAAGCTATGGAACGCAAGCCGTTACGTGCTAATGAACACAGAAGATCAAGATTGTGGCATGACAGCAGATCTGACTAACGCTGCTGAGATGGAATTCTCACTGGCTGACAAGTGGATCGAGTCTCAGTTTGAGCTAGCAGCAAAAGATTTCAACGCACACATCGAGAACTACCGTCTTGATATGGCAGCGGGCACAATCTACGAGTTCATCTGGAACCAATTCTGTGACTGGTACCTAGAGCTAACTAAACCTGTTCTATGGAAAGGCACTGAAGCACAACAACGTGCAACACGCTACACCTTGATCACTGTGCTAGAGAAGACACTACGTCTTGCTCATCCTGTACTACCATACATCACAGAATCAATTTGGCAGAGCGTGAAGCCATTAGTGGCTGGCGTAGATGGCGAAACCATCATGACGCAAGCATTGCCTCAGTTTGATGAAGCAAACTTTAACGCTGATGCTGTTGCTGATATCGAGTGGGTGAAAGCCTTCATTACAAGCATACGTAACCTACGTGCTGAGTACGATATCGCACCAAGCAAAGGTCTAGACGTCATGCTGAAAGTAGCGGACGAGAACGATGCTGCACGCCTTCAAGCGAACACTGTGGTTCTACAATCACTGGCGAAGCTAGACAGCATTAAAGTATTGGCTGATGGCGAAGAAACACCAGCATGTGCAACTGCACTTGTGGGTAAATCTGAGCTGATGATCCCAATGGCTGGTCTTATCGACAAAGATGCAGAGCTCGCACGCCTAGACAAAGAAGTCGCTAAGATCCAAGGCGAAATCAAACGTATCGAAGGTAAACTGGGTAACGAAGGTTTCGTGGCTAAAGCACCTGAAGCGGTTATCGCGAAAGAGCGTGAGAAACTAGAAGGCTACCAAGAAACACTGGCTAAACTAGAAACGCAAAAAGTAACGATTGCTGCGCTATAA
- a CDS encoding DUF2061 domain-containing protein, with amino-acid sequence MKKTISFAAIHFTVAFTVAYLLTGDILIGSLIAMIEPMVNTVAFYFHEKAWQTKTLKQSHYSAPASKTISFAIVHFTVAFTVVYLLTGDILIGSVMAMIEPAINTLAYYFHERVWQKKEHQQSTNLFNIVVCQH; translated from the coding sequence ATGAAAAAGACCATTAGCTTTGCCGCAATCCACTTTACCGTTGCTTTTACTGTTGCTTACCTACTGACAGGTGACATTTTGATCGGTAGCCTGATTGCAATGATCGAGCCTATGGTTAATACGGTGGCGTTTTACTTCCATGAAAAAGCATGGCAAACCAAGACGCTTAAGCAGTCTCATTACAGTGCCCCCGCAAGTAAAACGATCAGCTTCGCAATTGTTCACTTCACTGTAGCCTTCACCGTGGTTTACCTATTAACAGGTGATATCTTGATCGGTAGTGTGATGGCGATGATTGAGCCTGCTATCAACACCCTTGCTTACTATTTTCACGAGCGAGTGTGGCAGAAAAAAGAACATCAGCAATCAACAAACCTATTCAATATCGTGGTTTGTCAGCATTAA
- a CDS encoding M48 family metallopeptidase — protein sequence MIIKGFCHPARSTDKFAASVMLLSEGRLQLSTAQGHQVMPLEVVSISEPLGRLPLRLAFPDGSQFIPDDSLLLECVLKARKRTWLHWVERYLPILASSLVLMGLLFALFFTHGIPWLASGIVKALPQSVPMQVGQHVMQTLDGKVLAPTELNIAQQALINQRFQTMVAQLPPMPVKPKLRFRQWHARPNALALSDGSIVVFDALVALAQTPEQLDSILLHELGHIQHQHVMKSIVRSALFTSLVAVLTGESAGLAESFNRAGVFYVMQGYSRKAELEADEFAVTSMLDLYGTTQPMQQMLQLFITPNGIDNELPEWINTHPALGTRVERLGE from the coding sequence ATGATTATCAAAGGCTTTTGTCATCCAGCTCGCAGTACAGACAAGTTTGCTGCAAGCGTGATGCTGCTGTCAGAAGGACGCTTACAGTTGAGCACGGCACAAGGTCATCAAGTGATGCCATTAGAAGTCGTGAGTATCAGTGAACCTTTGGGACGTTTGCCTCTTCGTCTTGCTTTTCCCGATGGATCGCAATTTATCCCTGATGATTCCTTGTTGCTCGAGTGTGTACTGAAAGCACGAAAACGGACTTGGCTACATTGGGTAGAGCGTTATCTTCCCATCTTAGCGAGCAGCTTGGTGTTAATGGGGCTGTTATTTGCTTTATTTTTCACTCACGGTATCCCTTGGTTAGCCAGCGGTATCGTCAAAGCCTTACCTCAGAGCGTTCCTATGCAAGTTGGTCAGCATGTAATGCAAACACTGGATGGGAAGGTATTAGCGCCCACAGAGTTGAATATCGCGCAGCAAGCACTGATCAATCAGCGTTTTCAGACGATGGTGGCGCAATTGCCGCCGATGCCTGTGAAGCCTAAGCTACGCTTTCGTCAGTGGCATGCTCGCCCGAATGCTTTAGCGTTAAGTGATGGCTCTATAGTGGTGTTTGATGCTTTGGTTGCGCTCGCTCAAACGCCAGAGCAACTTGATAGTATTTTGCTGCATGAGCTGGGGCATATTCAGCACCAACATGTCATGAAATCAATTGTACGATCAGCGTTGTTTACATCGTTAGTAGCGGTACTAACAGGAGAAAGTGCAGGGCTTGCCGAGAGTTTTAATCGTGCTGGGGTCTTTTATGTGATGCAAGGTTACTCACGCAAAGCGGAGCTGGAAGCTGATGAGTTTGCGGTTACTTCTATGCTGGATTTATACGGAACGACTCAGCCGATGCAGCAAATGCTACAGCTTTTCATTACGCCTAACGGTATCGATAATGAGTTACCTGAATGGATCAATACCCATCCTGCGCTCGGCACTCGAGTAGAAAGACTGGGTGAGTAA
- a CDS encoding bifunctional helix-turn-helix transcriptional regulator/GNAT family N-acetyltransferase, protein MQPQHLRQLSRQLVRQLGMLDNQCGSFKLTPVQAHTLIELEEAPCTVNQMAKKLNVDKSNASRTLAILLNQGLVEVSVNPKDKRSQLSQLTGKGHQTLTTLHQQLNDQVQGVLDQMESDEICQLKSSLQRYSRAITAVAKQQGIIVRSITPNDNPSVAAVIRRVSAEYGLTEDKGYGVADPTLDSMHEVYADTKSHYWVIEQEQRVLGGGGIAPLAGSDNLCELQKMYFLPQLRGKGLARMLAVRALKFAREQGYNGCYLETTANLKEAIALYQSLGFVTIPHALGNTGHDACEVRMLKTFEQA, encoded by the coding sequence ATGCAGCCACAACATCTTCGTCAGTTATCACGTCAACTTGTTCGCCAGCTAGGTATGCTCGACAACCAATGTGGATCATTCAAACTCACCCCGGTTCAGGCCCATACACTAATAGAACTAGAAGAGGCGCCCTGTACCGTTAATCAGATGGCTAAAAAGCTCAATGTCGACAAATCCAATGCCAGTCGTACCCTCGCCATCCTATTAAACCAAGGCTTAGTCGAAGTAAGCGTTAACCCCAAGGATAAACGCAGCCAACTGTCGCAACTCACTGGGAAAGGCCATCAAACACTGACAACACTTCACCAGCAGCTGAACGACCAAGTTCAAGGGGTGCTCGATCAAATGGAAAGCGATGAGATATGCCAACTTAAAAGCAGCTTACAGCGTTATTCTCGTGCTATTACCGCAGTAGCAAAGCAACAAGGCATTATCGTACGTAGCATTACACCGAATGATAACCCTTCCGTCGCAGCAGTTATCCGTCGTGTATCCGCTGAGTATGGCTTAACCGAAGACAAAGGGTATGGTGTTGCCGATCCCACCTTAGATAGCATGCATGAAGTATATGCTGATACCAAAAGTCATTACTGGGTGATCGAGCAAGAACAACGCGTTTTAGGCGGTGGCGGGATCGCCCCACTGGCAGGTTCAGATAATTTGTGTGAATTGCAGAAAATGTACTTTTTACCGCAGCTAAGAGGAAAAGGATTAGCGCGGATGCTGGCCGTTAGGGCATTAAAGTTCGCTCGAGAGCAAGGCTACAACGGCTGCTATTTAGAAACGACAGCCAACCTTAAAGAAGCCATTGCCTTGTACCAGTCCCTCGGGTTTGTCACCATTCCGCATGCATTAGGCAATACCGGGCATGATGCCTGTGAAGTCCGAATGCTAAAAACTTTCGAGCAAGCGTAG
- the rraB gene encoding ribonuclease E inhibitor RraB: MSYAELIEEQKEETREIIAAILEDGSEPEALYTIEHHFSADTFEELEAAAVEAFKMGYEVMEAEELELAPEDGGGKVVCFDAVMESALKVELIDEQAEKMIQLAEKHNIDYDGWGTYFESGEDEDEDGEDDDE; encoded by the coding sequence ATGTCTTATGCAGAACTGATTGAAGAGCAGAAGGAAGAGACTCGCGAAATTATTGCCGCTATCTTAGAAGATGGCAGCGAGCCTGAAGCGCTTTATACTATTGAGCACCACTTTTCAGCGGATACGTTTGAAGAGCTTGAAGCTGCGGCTGTAGAAGCATTCAAGATGGGCTACGAGGTGATGGAAGCGGAAGAGCTTGAACTTGCACCTGAAGATGGTGGCGGTAAAGTTGTTTGTTTCGATGCCGTAATGGAATCAGCACTTAAAGTAGAGCTTATTGATGAGCAAGCTGAGAAAATGATCCAGCTTGCTGAAAAACATAACATCGATTACGACGGCTGGGGTACATACTTCGAGTCGGGTGAAGATGAAGACGAAGACGGTGAAGACGACGACGAGTAA
- a CDS encoding YfcC family protein has product MTTQTVQQEEKGGFFANFKFPSAYTILFGLIAFVALLTWIVPAGQYERVMNEDLGKEVPVTGTYHAVDSNPQGVIDVLIAPIDGFYDHNTYEAAAIDVSLFILVIGGFLGLVTKTGAIDAGIERVTARLQGREEMMIPILMALFAAGGTIYGMAEESLPFYTLLVPVMMAARFDPVVAAATVLLGAGIGTLGSTINPFATVIAANAAGIPFTDGIMLRVAMLAIGWLICVGYVMRYAKMVRADKTKSIVFDKYEENKAHFLGNQSGEMLEFTTTRKIILAIFAASFGIMIYGVSVAGWWMAEISGMFLASTIIIGLIARMSEEEFTSSFIDGARDLLGVALIIGIARGIVVIMDRGMITDTILFAAESAVTGLSSIVFINVMYWLEIVLSFLVPSSSGLAVLTMPIMAPLADFAGVSRDLVVTAYQSASGIVNLMTPTSAVVMGGLAIARVPYVRWVKWVAPLLGMLTVLIMVMLSVGAVL; this is encoded by the coding sequence ATGACGACTCAAACGGTACAACAAGAAGAGAAAGGCGGCTTCTTTGCCAACTTTAAATTCCCTTCTGCTTACACCATCCTGTTCGGCCTCATTGCGTTTGTCGCACTGTTAACCTGGATTGTTCCAGCGGGTCAGTATGAGCGCGTAATGAATGAAGATCTTGGCAAAGAAGTGCCAGTAACGGGCACCTACCACGCTGTAGATAGCAACCCTCAAGGCGTTATCGATGTACTTATTGCACCGATTGATGGCTTCTACGATCACAATACTTACGAAGCTGCTGCAATCGATGTTTCATTATTCATTCTTGTCATCGGTGGTTTCCTTGGTCTAGTGACTAAAACAGGTGCTATCGATGCGGGTATCGAACGTGTTACTGCTCGCTTACAAGGGCGAGAAGAAATGATGATACCTATCCTGATGGCATTGTTTGCTGCAGGCGGTACTATCTACGGTATGGCGGAAGAGTCCCTACCTTTCTACACCCTACTTGTTCCTGTCATGATGGCAGCGCGCTTTGACCCAGTCGTAGCAGCAGCAACAGTATTGCTAGGTGCTGGTATCGGTACGCTTGGTTCAACCATTAACCCATTCGCAACAGTAATCGCAGCAAACGCCGCGGGTATCCCATTCACAGACGGCATCATGCTTCGTGTTGCTATGCTGGCTATCGGTTGGTTAATTTGTGTTGGCTACGTAATGCGCTATGCAAAAATGGTACGTGCTGACAAAACTAAATCTATCGTTTTCGACAAGTACGAAGAGAACAAAGCACACTTCCTAGGCAACCAGTCTGGCGAAATGTTGGAGTTCACAACAACACGTAAAATCATTCTTGCTATCTTCGCTGCATCATTCGGTATCATGATTTACGGTGTATCTGTTGCTGGTTGGTGGATGGCTGAAATTTCAGGCATGTTCCTAGCGTCAACTATCATCATCGGTCTGATTGCTCGTATGAGCGAAGAAGAGTTCACTTCAAGCTTTATCGATGGCGCACGTGACCTACTAGGTGTTGCACTTATCATCGGTATCGCACGTGGTATCGTGGTAATCATGGACCGCGGTATGATCACAGATACAATTCTGTTTGCTGCTGAAAGCGCAGTTACAGGTTTGTCTTCTATCGTGTTCATCAACGTTATGTACTGGTTAGAAATCGTTCTTTCATTCCTAGTACCTTCTTCATCTGGTCTAGCTGTTCTAACTATGCCTATCATGGCACCACTTGCTGACTTCGCAGGTGTGAGTCGTGACCTAGTCGTAACGGCTTACCAATCTGCATCTGGTATTGTAAACCTAATGACCCCAACATCTGCGGTTGTTATGGGTGGTCTAGCTATCGCACGCGTTCCTTACGTTCGCTGGGTAAAATGGGTAGCACCACTACTAGGTATGCTGACTGTACTTATCATGGTTATGCTAAGTGTAGGCGCAGTCCTTTAA
- the arcA gene encoding arginine deiminase: MSKFYVGSEIGQLRRVLIHRPERALTHLTPSNCHDLLFDDVLAVERAGQEHDVFANTLREQGVEVMLLGDLLADTLEVPEAKEWLLNTQISDYRLGPAFANDVRCFLADLPSKELSSILLGGLSYAELPIQSSSMMQGMHEPTDFIVEPLPNHLFTRDTSCWVYGGVSINPMAKPARQRETNHVRAIYRWHPTFAGQDFIKYFGDEEKIYDNSTIEGGDVLVIGKGAVLIGMSERTTAQGVEQLASSLFKHGEAKQVIAMQLPKHRSCMHLDTVMTHMREDTFSVYPEVVRKDVQCWSLTGDESGAVKVKEEGYFVTAIEKALGVDKLNLITTGGDSFEAEREQWNDANNVLTVKPGVVIGYERNTYTNEKYDKAGITVLPIPGDELGRGRGGARCMSCPIERDGI, encoded by the coding sequence ATGAGTAAGTTCTACGTAGGTTCTGAAATAGGTCAATTACGCCGCGTTCTAATTCACCGTCCAGAGCGTGCGCTAACTCACCTAACTCCATCAAACTGTCACGATCTACTATTTGATGATGTATTAGCTGTTGAGCGCGCTGGCCAAGAACACGACGTATTTGCTAACACACTACGTGAGCAAGGTGTTGAAGTAATGCTTCTTGGTGACCTACTAGCAGATACGCTAGAAGTGCCTGAAGCAAAAGAATGGCTTCTTAACACACAGATCTCTGACTACCGCTTAGGTCCAGCATTCGCAAATGACGTTCGCTGCTTCCTAGCTGACCTTCCTAGCAAAGAATTATCTTCTATTCTTCTAGGCGGCCTAAGCTACGCTGAGCTACCAATTCAATCTTCTTCAATGATGCAAGGTATGCACGAGCCTACTGACTTCATCGTTGAGCCATTACCAAACCACCTATTTACTCGTGATACATCTTGCTGGGTATACGGCGGTGTTTCAATCAACCCAATGGCAAAACCTGCTCGTCAACGTGAAACAAACCACGTTCGTGCAATCTACCGTTGGCACCCAACCTTCGCTGGCCAAGACTTCATTAAATACTTTGGCGACGAAGAAAAAATCTACGACAACTCAACAATCGAAGGCGGTGACGTACTAGTAATTGGTAAAGGCGCAGTACTTATCGGTATGTCTGAGCGTACTACTGCTCAAGGTGTTGAACAACTTGCTTCTAGCCTATTCAAACACGGCGAAGCGAAACAAGTTATCGCAATGCAACTACCTAAGCACCGCTCTTGCATGCACCTTGATACAGTAATGACTCACATGCGTGAAGATACATTCTCTGTATACCCAGAAGTTGTACGTAAAGACGTTCAATGCTGGAGCCTAACTGGTGACGAGTCTGGCGCTGTTAAAGTGAAAGAAGAAGGTTACTTCGTAACTGCAATCGAGAAAGCACTAGGCGTAGACAAGCTAAACCTAATCACTACTGGTGGTGATAGCTTCGAAGCTGAGCGTGAGCAATGGAACGATGCGAACAACGTATTAACTGTTAAACCAGGTGTTGTAATTGGTTACGAGCGTAACACTTACACTAACGAAAAATACGACAAAGCAGGCATCACAGTTCTACCTATCCCAGGTGACGAACTTGGCCGTGGCCGCGGTGGCGCTCGCTGCATGAGCTGCCCAATCGAACGTGACGGCATCTAA